The following are encoded in a window of Epilithonimonas zeae genomic DNA:
- a CDS encoding alpha/beta hydrolase: MFRKPISLILILVFALSFAQTEYETENNISYYPENIIKSDFYINSQCKLNFYYPTNAKNFPTVIWFHGGGLTGGNNELPKELLNENIAVVSVEYRLAPKVKAPAYIEDAAAATAWVFENIEKYGGNKNLIFESGHSAGGYLAMMITLDKKYLQKYKIDADQIAGLIPFSGQAITHFQIRKEQEIPELQPTIDQYAPLFHVRKDAPPIVLITGDRELELFGRYEENAYFARMLNLVKHPSVKLFEEDGFDHVSMSQPAFHLLIKEVRELTKKIKTQKNLQ; this comes from the coding sequence ATGTTCAGAAAACCAATCAGCCTTATTTTAATTTTAGTTTTTGCACTCAGTTTTGCTCAAACAGAATATGAAACAGAAAACAATATCTCTTATTATCCTGAGAATATTATAAAAAGTGATTTTTACATCAATTCTCAATGCAAACTGAATTTCTATTATCCAACCAATGCCAAGAATTTCCCGACTGTTATTTGGTTCCACGGTGGCGGATTAACTGGTGGAAATAATGAGTTGCCAAAAGAATTACTGAACGAGAATATCGCTGTTGTAAGTGTAGAATATCGTTTGGCTCCCAAAGTAAAAGCGCCAGCTTATATAGAAGATGCCGCTGCAGCAACGGCCTGGGTTTTCGAAAATATCGAAAAATACGGAGGAAATAAAAATCTGATTTTCGAGTCTGGACATTCGGCGGGTGGTTATCTGGCAATGATGATCACGCTGGACAAAAAATATCTTCAGAAATATAAAATTGATGCAGACCAGATTGCAGGACTGATTCCGTTCAGCGGACAAGCTATCACACATTTTCAAATCAGAAAAGAACAAGAAATCCCTGAATTACAACCGACAATTGATCAATATGCACCACTATTCCACGTACGAAAAGATGCGCCGCCCATTGTTTTGATTACAGGCGACAGAGAATTAGAATTGTTCGGACGATATGAAGAAAACGCGTATTTTGCAAGAATGTTGAATCTCGTAAAACATCCTTCCGTAAAATTATTTGAGGAAGATGGATTCGACCACGTGAGTATGTCTCAACCAGCTTTTCATCTATTGATCAAAGAAGTTAGAGAACTAACTAAGAAAATAAAAACACAGAAAAACTTACAATGA
- a CDS encoding metallophosphoesterase family protein, protein MKRILLLSDTHSYIDDRILDYAKDADEVWHCGDFGNMNVIEELEKIKPIRGVYGNIDEAKIRTIFPEVLSFKCEDVDVLMIHIGGYPERYSPLAKKEIAEKKPKLFISGHSHILKAMFDKKNNLLHLNPGACGKTGWHKVRTMMRFTINKDEIKDLEIIELGAK, encoded by the coding sequence ATGAAACGTATTCTTCTTTTATCAGACACGCATTCTTACATCGATGACAGGATTCTCGATTATGCTAAAGATGCTGATGAAGTTTGGCATTGCGGAGATTTTGGTAATATGAATGTGATTGAGGAACTCGAAAAAATAAAACCAATTCGTGGCGTATATGGTAATATTGATGAAGCTAAAATCAGAACGATTTTTCCAGAAGTTTTGAGTTTCAAATGTGAAGATGTTGATGTTTTGATGATTCATATAGGTGGTTATCCGGAACGATATTCGCCTTTAGCCAAGAAAGAAATTGCTGAAAAAAAACCGAAATTATTCATTTCCGGACATTCTCATATTCTGAAAGCAATGTTTGATAAAAAGAATAATCTTCTTCATCTTAATCCGGGTGCTTGCGGAAAAACGGGCTGGCACAAAGTGAGAACGATGATGCGTTTTACAATCAATAAAGATGAAATCAAAGATTTGGAAATCATAGAATTAGGCGCTAAATAA
- a CDS encoding DUF1398 domain-containing protein, with the protein MMFTLQQIQEAHSKVESGKGFPQFAKIIRELGVKSLETFVEDGSTNYLGSDGYKVSAPQQYAPLLIYGIPNPEKFLSDLRNHQQGATDFFQFCKDCADSGIYKWIVDIDAKTCTYYTENGTIVFEEQIPI; encoded by the coding sequence ATGATGTTCACACTACAACAAATTCAAGAAGCGCATTCCAAAGTGGAGAGTGGAAAAGGATTCCCACAATTTGCAAAAATAATTAGAGAATTGGGCGTTAAAAGCTTAGAAACCTTCGTGGAAGATGGTTCTACTAATTATTTAGGAAGCGATGGTTACAAAGTTTCTGCGCCACAACAATACGCACCATTGTTAATCTATGGAATCCCAAATCCGGAGAAATTCTTATCTGATCTACGAAATCATCAGCAAGGCGCAACAGACTTTTTCCAGTTTTGTAAAGATTGTGCCGACAGCGGAATTTACAAATGGATTGTCGATATCGATGCCAAAACCTGCACCTATTACACAGAAAACGGAACAATCGTTTTTGAAGAACAAATCCCTATCTAA
- a CDS encoding Smr/MutS family protein — translation MKIGDLVSVIDENLRGKVLKIIANQVKIEDEHGFTYNFPKDKLTIIDSDLYENSPIIRKKETPKITSKKHNKTPLKLDLHFELLVKNPSDYEAFERLMIQKEKLLETIDFCRKNHIKNLLIIHGIGDGVLQKMVYDVLEGLTNIEYDSDGFFYHQSGNVEVKFL, via the coding sequence ATGAAAATTGGAGATTTAGTTTCTGTCATTGATGAAAATCTTAGAGGTAAGGTTCTGAAGATTATTGCCAATCAGGTAAAAATTGAAGATGAACACGGCTTTACTTATAATTTCCCGAAAGATAAATTAACAATCATTGATTCAGATTTGTACGAAAACTCTCCAATTATCAGGAAAAAAGAAACTCCAAAAATTACCTCGAAAAAGCATAACAAAACACCTCTGAAACTCGACTTACATTTTGAATTATTAGTCAAAAATCCTTCGGATTATGAAGCTTTTGAAAGATTAATGATTCAGAAAGAAAAGCTTTTGGAAACCATTGATTTCTGTAGAAAAAATCATATCAAAAATCTGTTGATTATCCACGGAATCGGCGACGGTGTTTTACAGAAAATGGTCTACGACGTTTTAGAAGGTCTCACGAATATCGAATACGACAGCGATGGATTTTTCTATCATCAATCCGGAAATGTCGAAGTCAAATTTTTATAA